Proteins encoded in a region of the Cytobacillus pseudoceanisediminis genome:
- the ald gene encoding alanine dehydrogenase → MRIGVPKEVKNNENRVAMTPAGVMNLIQFGHEVYIEADAGTGSGFSDNDYIGAGAHIVQTAEEAWSMDMVMKVKEPIQGEYVYFREGLILFTYLHLAAEPDLTSALIDKKVAGIAYETVQLPNRTLPLLTPMSEVAGRMAAQVGAQFLEKIHGGKGILLSGVPGVQRGNVTIIGGGVAGTNAAKMAIGLGAKVTMIDLNPDRLRQLDDIFGKEVTTLISNPYNIAEAVKDSDLVIGAVLIPGAKAPKLVTEDMIKTMNPGSVIVDIAIDQGGIFETTDRITTHDNPTYEKHGVVHYAVANMPGAVPRTSTLALTNVTVPYAVQIANKGYKQACLDNEALLKGVNTLNGYVTYKAVAEAHSLDYSDTSTQLEQQ, encoded by the coding sequence ATGCGTATCGGAGTTCCAAAGGAAGTAAAAAACAATGAAAACAGGGTTGCGATGACCCCTGCTGGGGTTATGAATCTCATTCAATTTGGACATGAAGTCTATATCGAAGCGGATGCCGGGACAGGTTCCGGTTTTTCGGATAACGACTATATAGGTGCTGGTGCACATATTGTTCAAACTGCAGAAGAGGCATGGTCAATGGATATGGTCATGAAGGTAAAAGAGCCGATACAAGGCGAATATGTATATTTTCGGGAAGGGTTAATTCTCTTTACATATCTGCATTTGGCTGCTGAACCTGATTTGACAAGTGCTTTAATTGATAAGAAAGTAGCGGGCATTGCTTATGAAACAGTCCAGCTTCCCAACCGGACTTTGCCTCTATTGACTCCAATGAGTGAAGTTGCCGGAAGAATGGCAGCTCAGGTAGGAGCCCAATTTTTAGAAAAAATACATGGAGGGAAAGGAATCCTGCTATCGGGGGTACCAGGTGTACAGCGTGGAAATGTTACCATAATCGGCGGCGGGGTTGCTGGAACCAATGCGGCAAAAATGGCAATAGGCCTTGGGGCAAAGGTAACAATGATTGACTTGAATCCCGACCGCCTTCGGCAGCTGGATGATATCTTCGGAAAAGAAGTAACAACGCTGATCTCTAACCCTTACAATATCGCTGAAGCTGTTAAGGATTCAGATCTCGTAATTGGAGCCGTACTTATTCCGGGAGCAAAAGCACCGAAGCTTGTCACAGAGGATATGATTAAAACGATGAACCCGGGCTCTGTAATTGTGGACATTGCGATCGATCAGGGTGGAATATTCGAAACAACTGATCGAATTACGACCCATGATAATCCCACATATGAAAAGCATGGCGTAGTTCATTATGCGGTAGCTAATATGCCTGGAGCAGTTCCCAGAACATCCACTCTTGCATTGACCAACGTGACGGTGCCTTATGCAGTTCAAATTGCGAATAAAGGCTACAAGCAGGCATGTCTGGATAATGAGGCTTTATTAAAGGGAGTTAATACGTTAAATGGCTATGTGACTTACAAAGCGGTAGCAGAGGCCCATAGCCTTGACTATTCAGATACGAGTACGCAATTGGAACAGCAATAG
- a CDS encoding acetate kinase has protein sequence MAKIIAINAGSSSLKFQLFDMPSEEVITKGLIERIGLDNAVFNISVNGEKIKEVTDIPDHAVAVKILLDKLTNLGIIKSLDEIEGIGHRVVHGGEAFNDSVVITDEVLAKIDELSELAPLHNPANITGIKAFQQVLPNVPAVAVFDTAFHQTMPESSFLYSLPYEYYEKYGIRKYGFHGTSHKYVSERAAEMLGRPLEQLRLISCHLGNGASITAIEGGKSIDTSMGFTPLAGVTMGTRSGNIDPALIPFIMEKTGKNADEVLDVLNKKSGMLGVSGFSSDLRDIEVQAVEGNERAELALEVFANRIHKYIGSYASRMYGVDAIIFTAGIGENSDVIRDRVLQGLEFMGVYWDPALNKVRGEEAFINYPHSPVKVMIIPTNEEVMIARDVLRLSK, from the coding sequence ATGGCAAAAATCATAGCAATCAATGCCGGCAGTTCTTCGTTAAAATTTCAATTATTTGACATGCCGAGTGAAGAGGTTATTACCAAAGGATTAATCGAGCGTATTGGGCTGGATAATGCAGTCTTCAATATCTCTGTAAATGGAGAAAAAATCAAGGAAGTAACGGATATACCTGATCATGCAGTTGCGGTTAAAATCCTGCTTGATAAATTAACAAATCTTGGGATTATTAAATCTCTTGATGAGATCGAAGGAATTGGCCATCGTGTAGTACACGGCGGTGAGGCATTCAACGATTCTGTAGTCATTACGGATGAAGTGCTTGCGAAAATAGATGAACTTTCTGAACTTGCACCCCTTCATAACCCGGCTAATATTACGGGAATTAAGGCATTCCAGCAGGTTCTTCCAAATGTGCCTGCAGTGGCGGTATTTGATACAGCATTTCATCAGACGATGCCTGAAAGCTCATTCCTATATAGTCTGCCATATGAGTATTATGAAAAGTATGGCATCCGCAAGTATGGATTCCATGGCACTTCACATAAATATGTATCAGAGCGTGCTGCAGAAATGCTTGGCCGACCGCTTGAACAGCTTCGCCTCATCTCCTGCCATTTAGGGAATGGAGCGAGTATTACAGCTATTGAAGGCGGAAAGTCAATCGATACCTCCATGGGGTTCACTCCGTTAGCGGGTGTTACAATGGGTACGCGCTCAGGTAACATTGACCCTGCACTTATTCCATTCATTATGGAAAAGACGGGTAAGAATGCAGATGAAGTTCTTGACGTTCTAAATAAAAAGAGCGGTATGCTGGGTGTTTCCGGATTCTCCAGTGATCTTCGCGATATTGAAGTTCAAGCTGTTGAAGGAAATGAAAGAGCAGAATTGGCTCTTGAAGTATTCGCAAACAGAATCCATAAATATATCGGATCCTATGCATCCCGCATGTATGGCGTAGATGCGATCATCTTCACAGCCGGAATCGGTGAGAATAGTGATGTCATCCGTGATCGTGTTCTTCAGGGGCTGGAATTCATGGGCGTATACTGGGATCCTGCATTAAATAAAGTACGCGGTGAAGAAGCATTCATTAACTACCCTCATTCACCAGTTAAAGTCATGATTATCCCGACAAATGAGGAAGTCATGATTGCACGTGATGTTTTGAGATTGTCTAAATAA
- a CDS encoding argininosuccinate synthase: MSQNKVVLAYSGGLDTSVAVKWLQDQGYAVVACCLDVGEGKDLNFIQKKALTVGAVQSYVIDAKEEFANEYALIALQAHALYENKYPLVSALSRPLIAKKLVEVAEKEGAVAVAHGCTGKGNDQVRFEVAIQALNPDLQVLAPVREWSWSREEEIEYAKQNNIPIPINLDSPYSIDQNLWGRSNECGVLEDPWAAPPEDAYDLTVSLEKAPDTPDTVEIGFEKGVPVSLNGKSMKLSELIAELNEVAGKHGVGRIDHVENRLVGIKSREVYECPGAMTLLKAHKELEDLTMVKELAHFKPVIEKKVAELIYEGLWFSQLNNALTAFLKETQTFVTGTVRVKLFKGHAIVEGRKSPYSLYDEKLATYTSDDEFDHNAAVGFIKLWGLPTKVQSIVQNSKKVTV, from the coding sequence ATGTCACAAAATAAAGTTGTTCTTGCATACTCAGGCGGATTGGATACATCAGTTGCGGTTAAATGGCTGCAGGATCAAGGTTATGCTGTTGTTGCCTGCTGCCTAGACGTTGGTGAAGGGAAAGATCTGAACTTTATCCAGAAAAAAGCTTTAACTGTGGGAGCTGTCCAATCTTATGTGATTGATGCAAAAGAGGAATTTGCTAATGAATATGCATTAATAGCGCTGCAGGCACATGCCTTATATGAAAATAAGTATCCATTAGTCTCTGCACTTTCACGCCCGCTGATCGCCAAAAAGCTTGTTGAAGTAGCAGAAAAAGAAGGTGCAGTAGCAGTCGCGCATGGATGTACCGGCAAAGGAAATGACCAGGTTCGTTTTGAAGTGGCAATTCAGGCCCTTAACCCTGATCTTCAAGTGCTGGCTCCGGTTCGTGAGTGGAGCTGGTCACGTGAGGAAGAAATTGAATATGCAAAACAAAACAATATCCCCATCCCAATTAATCTGGATTCTCCGTACAGCATTGATCAAAACTTATGGGGCAGAAGCAATGAGTGCGGAGTCTTGGAAGATCCATGGGCAGCTCCTCCGGAAGATGCATACGATCTTACTGTTTCTCTTGAAAAAGCACCTGATACACCTGATACGGTTGAAATCGGTTTTGAAAAGGGTGTTCCAGTCAGCTTGAATGGCAAAAGTATGAAGCTTTCCGAGCTTATTGCCGAACTGAATGAGGTTGCAGGCAAGCATGGAGTTGGGCGTATCGATCATGTGGAAAATCGTCTTGTCGGAATCAAATCCCGTGAAGTTTACGAGTGTCCGGGAGCAATGACACTCCTTAAAGCACATAAAGAGCTTGAGGATTTAACGATGGTAAAAGAATTGGCCCACTTTAAACCGGTTATTGAGAAAAAAGTGGCTGAGCTTATATACGAGGGATTGTGGTTCTCGCAGCTTAACAATGCTTTAACGGCTTTCCTGAAAGAGACACAAACCTTTGTTACAGGAACAGTGAGAGTGAAGCTGTTTAAAGGCCATGCGATTGTTGAAGGAAGAAAATCTCCTTATTCCCTATACGATGAAAAGTTAGCAACTTATACTTCTGATGATGAATTTGACCATAATGCGGCAGTAGGCTTTATTAAGCTTTGGGGATTGCCGACAAAGGTGCAGAGCATTGTTCAAAACAGCAAGAAGGTGACAGTGTGA
- a CDS encoding universal stress protein — MGMKYKNILVAVDGSTEAEWAFKKAIEIAKRNNASLVLAHIIDTRTFATVEAYDRTIAERADLFATELMEKYKRTAMDAGIDNVTYEVDYGSPKVKIPKDIARKHSVDLIICGATGMNAVERFIIGSVSEHITRYARCDVLVVRTDKEDEE; from the coding sequence ATGGGCATGAAGTATAAAAACATATTAGTCGCTGTAGATGGTTCAACGGAAGCAGAATGGGCTTTTAAAAAAGCAATTGAAATTGCGAAGCGCAATAATGCTTCTCTTGTCTTGGCACATATCATTGATACCCGCACTTTTGCTACTGTTGAAGCCTATGACCGCACAATAGCTGAAAGGGCTGACCTTTTCGCAACTGAATTAATGGAAAAATACAAAAGAACAGCAATGGATGCAGGCATCGATAATGTAACATATGAAGTCGATTATGGTTCCCCAAAAGTGAAAATTCCAAAGGATATTGCCAGAAAGCACAGCGTCGACCTGATCATTTGCGGTGCAACAGGCATGAACGCAGTTGAACGTTTCATCATCGGCAGTGTATCTGAACATATTACCCGCTATGCCCGCTGTGATGTCCTCGTTGTCAGAACGGATAAAGAAGATGAAGAATAG
- the argH gene encoding argininosuccinate lyase, with amino-acid sequence MKKLWGGRFTKSAEEWVDEFGASISFDQELVMEDIEGSMAHVAMLSKTGIITEDEAQKIKTGLQQLKEKAAKGELAYSVKLEDIHLNLESHLTELSGPVGGKLHTARSRNDQVATDMHLYLRKQVEQIVELIQEMQEELIIQAENNVETIMPGYTHLQRAQPISFGHHLMAYFWMLERDKERFSESLKRINLSPLGAGALAGTTFPIDREYTAELLGFEGIYENSLDAVSDRDFILEFLSSSSILMMHLSRLSEEFILWSSQEFQFIELDDSFATGSSIMPQKKNPDMAELIRGKTGRVYGNLMGLLTVLKGLPLAYNKDMQEDKEGMFDTVKTVTGSLKIFAGMIRTMKVKTEQMEKATKNDFSNATELADYLSDKGIPFREAHEIVGKLVLVCVQKGCFLGDLPLVDFKNAHSLFDEDIYEVLNPYTAVKRRNSAGGTGFKQVSIAIDKAKESLGIKEFVNK; translated from the coding sequence GTGAAAAAGTTATGGGGAGGCAGATTCACAAAATCTGCTGAAGAATGGGTAGATGAGTTCGGAGCGTCAATTTCATTTGACCAGGAATTGGTTATGGAAGATATCGAAGGGAGCATGGCCCATGTTGCCATGCTTTCTAAAACAGGAATCATCACAGAGGACGAAGCTCAAAAAATCAAAACAGGCCTTCAGCAGCTTAAAGAGAAAGCTGCTAAGGGTGAACTGGCTTACTCAGTAAAGCTTGAAGATATCCATTTAAATCTTGAGAGTCATTTGACCGAACTGTCTGGGCCTGTCGGAGGTAAACTTCATACCGCAAGAAGCCGAAATGACCAGGTGGCAACAGATATGCATTTATACTTGCGAAAGCAGGTGGAGCAGATTGTTGAATTGATTCAGGAAATGCAGGAAGAGTTAATCATCCAGGCTGAAAATAATGTGGAAACTATCATGCCGGGCTATACTCATCTGCAGCGGGCACAGCCGATCTCTTTCGGCCACCATTTAATGGCCTATTTCTGGATGCTTGAGAGGGACAAAGAGCGTTTTTCTGAAAGCTTAAAGAGAATAAACTTATCTCCTCTTGGAGCAGGGGCTCTGGCTGGCACCACTTTCCCGATTGACCGTGAGTATACAGCTGAACTTCTGGGCTTTGAAGGCATCTATGAGAACAGCCTGGATGCGGTCAGTGACAGAGACTTTATTCTTGAGTTTTTATCCTCAAGCTCAATCCTGATGATGCATCTGTCTCGTTTAAGTGAAGAATTCATCCTTTGGTCAAGCCAGGAGTTTCAATTCATTGAACTGGACGACAGCTTCGCAACTGGCAGCAGTATTATGCCGCAGAAGAAGAATCCGGATATGGCGGAACTCATCCGCGGTAAAACCGGACGTGTATACGGTAACCTTATGGGGCTGCTGACAGTACTGAAGGGCCTGCCGCTAGCCTATAATAAAGATATGCAGGAAGATAAGGAAGGGATGTTTGACACTGTAAAGACAGTCACAGGTTCACTGAAAATCTTTGCAGGGATGATCCGCACCATGAAGGTTAAAACAGAGCAAATGGAAAAAGCGACTAAAAATGATTTTTCCAACGCTACTGAATTGGCGGATTATCTATCTGATAAAGGCATTCCATTCAGAGAAGCACATGAAATTGTCGGGAAACTTGTTCTTGTCTGTGTCCAAAAGGGATGCTTCCTTGGAGATTTGCCGCTTGTTGATTTCAAGAACGCCCATTCATTGTTCGATGAAGATATTTATGAAGTGCTGAATCCTTATACAGCTGTCAAAAGAAGAAATAGTGCAGGCGGAACAGGATTCAAACAAGTAAGCATCGCAATTGATAAAGCGAAGGAATCTCTCGGCATTAAAGAGTTTGTCAATAAATAA
- a CDS encoding MogA/MoaB family molybdenum cofactor biosynthesis protein: protein MSTFEHKKEAPKEVRCKVVTVSDTRDKETDKSGKLMIRLLEEAGHVISDYEIVKDEGSLIRQAVLKGCENPGIDAVLTNGGTGIALRDVTIETVRQLFDKEMDGFGELFRMLSYTEDIGSAAILSRAAAGTVQNKAVFSTPGSSGAVRLAMNKLILPELGHIVRELRKDL from the coding sequence ATGAGTACATTCGAGCATAAAAAAGAAGCGCCAAAAGAAGTTAGATGCAAAGTGGTCACCGTGAGTGATACGAGAGATAAAGAAACTGATAAAAGCGGAAAGCTGATGATCCGCCTGCTGGAAGAGGCAGGACATGTCATATCTGACTATGAAATCGTCAAGGATGAAGGAAGTCTCATTCGCCAGGCCGTATTAAAAGGTTGTGAAAACCCCGGCATTGATGCTGTACTTACAAATGGAGGCACTGGAATTGCGTTAAGGGACGTGACTATTGAGACAGTAAGACAATTATTTGATAAAGAAATGGACGGATTCGGCGAATTGTTCAGAATGCTAAGCTATACGGAAGATATCGGGTCTGCGGCCATTCTTTCACGGGCTGCTGCAGGCACAGTTCAAAATAAAGCAGTTTTCTCAACACCAGGATCATCAGGGGCAGTTCGCCTTGCGATGAATAAGCTGATTTTGCCTGAACTCGGGCATATCGTCAGGGAACTAAGGAAAGATTTATAA